The DNA sequence ATAGGCGCGAAGTACTCCTCGGCGAACTCCTGCACCTGCTCCGGCGTCACGTCACCGATGAAGATGCCAAGCGCGTTGTTCGGCGCATAGTAGCGGTCGTAGTAGTCCTGGAGGTCCTGCCGGGTCGTCATCTGGATGTCGGACATCCAGCCGAGGACCGGGCTTCGGTACATGCAGGCCGAGTAGGCGGTGGCCATGAACGACTCGAACAGCATGCTCTCGGGCTCGTTCTCGCTCATCCGGCGCTCCTCGGCGACGACATCCCGCTCCGTGTAGAACTCGCGGAAGACGGCGTTGGCGAGACGGTCGGACTCGAGGAGCATGAAGAGCTCGAGGCGGTTCGCCGGCAGGTACGCGAAGTAGAACGTCCCGTCGTACGACGTCCCGGCGTTCAGCATCCGGGCGCCGTTGTTCATGTAGGTCTCCCAGAGCTCGTTCGAGACGATGAGCTCGCGGTGCTCCGCCATGACGTCCTGGAGCATCATCTCGTTCGTCAGGAGCTCGATGTAGAGACCGTAGTAGTCGGTGTTGCCCTCTTCAACCAGGCCAGGGACGTCGAGCATCGCCCCGGTCGGTCCGCGCTCGGTCAGCCTTTCAACCAGGAGTTCGAGCTCCAGCGCGCGGTCGTTCCCGACGGCCTCCCGGTCGGCCTCGCTCAGGTTCGCGATGACCGAGGTCGCATCCTCCTCGAAGATCTGGTAGCGCCACGGCTCCATCTCGAGCCGAAGTGAACGGATCGTCTCCGCCAGTTCGTCCTCGCGCTCCAGGTACGCCTGTTCGGCCTCGAAGTCCTTCGTGCCGACCGTAGCGGTCCCCTTGAACAGCATGTGCTCGAGAAGGTGCGAGATTCCCGTGATGCCGGGGCGCTCGTAGATGCTCCCCACCCGGAACGCCACGGCGCAGAAGACGACCGGCGCCTCATGCCGCTCCACGACCAGGAACTTCATGCCGTTGTCGAGCTCGAACTCGCTGACCTTGTCCTCGAGGGTCTGGGCCCCCGGGGAACCTGCGAAGCCGAGCACGACGACAGCGCACAGCAGTGCGGTGAGAACCCGCTTCATGGGCCTCTCCTTTCGTCGGCTGGATGCGCCGCCACACGTTGACAGCGCCTGTAGAATGGAGTCCTCACATCATACAGCCACGATGAACGCCCGGTCAAGGTCGCCTGTCGAGGACGGGGGCCGGCGGGACGCAGTTCCGGGAGGAGTGTCGCATGGGTCACATTGTCACGCGTGACGGCCGCGAGGTCCGGGTGGGCAAGATCGTCGCCATCGGCGCCAACTACACCGACCACATCGAGGAGATGGGTCACACCATTCCGGAGAGCCCGATGGTCTTTCTCAAACCCTCGACATCGATCATCCACGAGGGCGAGGCGATCGTCTGCCCTCCGACCTCGAACCTCGTTCACCACGAGGTCGAGCTCGGGCTGGTCGTCGGCACCGGGGGGAAGAACATCGCCGGGGGAAGCGGGATGGACCACGTGTCCCACTACCTTCTCGCGCTCGACATGACGCTCCGCGATGTGCAGCTCGACGCCATGCAGCGGGGCTGGCCGTGGAGCATCG is a window from the Candidatus Effluviviaceae Genus V sp. genome containing:
- a CDS encoding insulinase family protein, producing the protein MKRVLTALLCAVVVLGFAGSPGAQTLEDKVSEFELDNGMKFLVVERHEAPVVFCAVAFRVGSIYERPGITGISHLLEHMLFKGTATVGTKDFEAEQAYLEREDELAETIRSLRLEMEPWRYQIFEEDATSVIANLSEADREAVGNDRALELELLVERLTERGPTGAMLDVPGLVEEGNTDYYGLYIELLTNEMMLQDVMAEHRELIVSNELWETYMNNGARMLNAGTSYDGTFYFAYLPANRLELFMLLESDRLANAVFREFYTERDVVAEERRMSENEPESMLFESFMATAYSACMYRSPVLGWMSDIQMTTRQDLQDYYDRYYAPNNALGIFIGDVTPEQVQEFAEEYFAPIPAGEELPPLVTCEPEQQGERRVVVKKDAKPVLMMGYHVPQIPHPDAYVMEMISGILSQGRTSRFHTSIYEEQGLTRSAPSAWIGPGSRLAPLFVINAEPKAPHTLEEVEAAVYAELERLKTEEVEMRELERLWNAEEAMLVRALGSNMGMAFRVGMYEAMRGDWRAIYTDMERKKAVTPADIMRVAKKYFTEENRTVGWLVEVESDEPDSGEEELDLRKLMQWAQTLPEEEQREMMMKFQSLDEQGRAEFAKELWERMKAEQG
- a CDS encoding acylpyruvase translates to MGHIVTRDGREVRVGKIVAIGANYTDHIEEMGHTIPESPMVFLKPSTSIIHEGEAIVCPPTSNLVHHEVELGLVVGTGGKNIAGGSGMDHVSHYLLALDMTLRDVQLDAMQRGWPWSIAKGFDGACPVSAALPVDDADALSRMPIRLAVNGDTRQDGTTGNMIWGPGQLVEIASSHFTLEPGDLILTGTPAGVGEVGKGDTIEAWLGDELTIRFLVE